The genome window GACGCTTAACAGCGGCTGCTGCTTTGCGCTTACGCTCAGAAGTTGGCTTCTCGTAAAATTCGCGGCTACGAACTTCAGCCAGTACACCGGCTTTTTCGCAGGAGCGCTTGAAACGACGCAGAGCTACGTCGAAGGGTTCGTTCTCTTTTACTTTGACGGCTGGCATCCAGAGCTACCTTCATTCATTACCGGGGTCAACATCCTCGCGGCAAAAGAGCACTTGAAGACGTCGGTTTTTAAGGGTTGCGGATGTTAACCCCTCATCGCTCGGAATGCAAAGCCTCTGATCGAAAACCGCTGGTCGGGGCATCACGTGGCGACTATTATGCGCGCCTTCGAATTCAGCCTAAACAAGGCGCAAACCCATGCTAGTACTGGGATTAGAAACCTCCTGCGACGAAACCGGCGTCGCATTATATGACAGTGAGCGCGGTCTGCTGGCCGACGCGCTGTTCAGTCAGATCGACCTGCACCGCGTCTATGGCGGTGTGGTGCCGGAGCTGGCCTCGCGTGACCACGTCAAACGCATGCTGCCCTTGATCCGTCAGGTGTTGGCCGAGGCCGACTGTGTGCCGACCGAGATCGACGCAATCGCCTACACCGCAGGTCCTGGCCTGGTCGGCGCGCTGCTGGTGGGTGCATCCTGCGCGCAGGCGCTGGCGTTTGCCTGGGGCATTCCGGCGCTTGGCGTGCACCATATGGAAGGCCACTTGCTGGCGCCGATGCTGGAGCCGAAACCGCCGCAATTCCCGTTCGTCGCTTTGTTGGTTTCCGGTGGTCATACACAGCTGGTTCAGGTCGATGGCATTGGCCAGTACAGCCTGCTCGGCGAGACGCTCGACGACGCAGCGGGCGAAGCCTTCGACAAAACCGCAAAGATGATGGGCCTCAATTACCCCGGCGGGCCGGAAATCGCCAAGCTGGCCGAGAAGGGCGTCGCAGGACGTTTCACTTTTCCGCGTCCGATGTGTGATCGCCCAGGTCTGGACTTCAGCTTCAGCGGCTTGAAAACCTTCGCCCTCAACACGTGGCAGCAATGCGTCAGCGCCGGGGACGACGGTGAGCAAGCCCGTTGCGACATCGCGCTGGCGTTCCAGCAGGCTGTGGTGGAGACTTTGACCATCAAGTGCAAGCGCGCCCTGAAACAGGCGGGCATGAAGCGGCTGGTGATTGCCGGAGGCGTCAGCGCCAACAAGGCGTTGCGGGTTTCGCTGGAAAAGATGCTCGGCGATATGAAGGGCGATGTGTTCTATGCGCGCCCGGAGTTCTGCACCGACAATGGCGCGATGATCGCGTTTGCCGGTTGCCAGCGCCTGAAGGCCGGCCAGCAGGAAAGTCTGGCAATCACCGTGCAGGCACGCTGGCCAATGGAACAGTTGTCGGCGCTGTAATGAGCGACGCTCATGAACGGCAGTCAGAAATGCCGTTCGCGCCCGGCAAACAGGTCGCGTAGATTGCCGCGATGGCGCCAGACAATCAGCAAGGTCAGCGCGCTCATTGGCAGCAAGGCTTCCGGCTCTTGCCAGGCCAGCAACGGCAGGGTCAGTGGCGTGGCAATCAGCGCCGCCAGCGAGCTGGTGCGGGTCAGGTAGAACGTCAGCAGCCAGGCGCACACCGCCAGCAGCGCGGCGGGTGGATACAGGCCGAGCAGCATGCCGGCAGCAGTGGCAACGCCTTTGCCGCCACGAAAACGGAAGTACAGCGGGAACAGGTGACCGATCACGGCGCACACGCCAATCCAGGCCTGATCCTGCAGCGAAAGGCCCGCGCTCGAGGCGATCAGCACCGGCAGCAGGCCTTTGCACAGATCACCGAGTAGGGTCAGGATCGCCAGTTTGCGACCGGCCAGGCGCAGCATGTTGGTGGCGCCGGCATTACCCGAGCCACTCATTCGCGGATCCGGATTTCCGGTCAGGCGGCTGAGCAAAATGGCAAAGGACAGCGAGCCGAGCAGGTAGGCGAGAATCGCCAGTAACCAAAACATGCTAACTATTCCGGGCGAGGACGCCCTGATTCTAACGGCGCATCGCGCCCTTGTCGTGCAGCGGAGAGAAGTGCTTGGACAGAGTGTTTATCGAGGGCCTGGAAGTCGACACCGTGATCGGTGCCTACGACTGGGAGCGTGGCATCCGTCAGTGCCTGCGTCTTGATCTGAGCTTCGCCTGGGACAATCGCCCGGCTGCCGCCGGTGACGACCTGACCCTGGCGCTCGATTACGCCAGTGTTTCCACGCGCATTCAGGCCTTCGCCGAGCAGGCGCAGTTCCAGTTGGTCGAAACCTTTGCCGAGCGTCTGGTTGAAGTGCTCATGGCCGAATTCAAGATCACCTGGGTGCGGCTGAAACTGACCAAACCGGGCGCGGTGCCGGCCGCCAAGGGTGGTGTGGGTGTGGAGATCGAGCGCGGATGTCGCTGACTCAGGTCTACCTCGGGCTCGGTAGCAATATCGAGCGCGAAACCCATTTGCGCGCAGGTCTCGATGCGCTGGCCAAATTTCTGGTGGATATCCGTTGTTCGGCGGTGTTCGAGAGCCAGCCGGTGGGCATCAAGAGCGGGCCGTTCTTCAATTTCGTGGTCTCGGCCTACACCGATCTGCCGTTGATGGAGCTCGATCGCCGCTTGAAATTCATCGAGGCGGATAACGGTCGATATGCGCCGGATCGCAAGGGCTTGCCGCTGGATATCGACGTGCTGCTGTATGGCGATCTGGTGGGTAATTTCGACGGATTGGTACTGCCGCGTGCGGAAATTCTGAAAAATGCCTTTGTGCTGTGGCCGCTGTCGTTGATTGCGCCGGAGCGGGTGCATCCGGGGGTGGGCCAAAGCTTTGCGACGTTGTGGGCCGAGGCGCAGATTGATCAGGAGTTGGCGCCGGTTGCATTCGAATGGAATGGGCAGCAATTGACTCCGTCGAATCTTTAAAGCAAAAGATCGCAGCCTTCGGCAGCTCCTATAGAGGAATTTGCGTTTCCCTGGAGCTGCCGAAGGCTGCGATCTTTCGCTCTTGCTTCAGGCGTTGTCTTTGTAGATTTTCAATGCTTTCAACCGTTCCCGCTTCAGCGCTTCGCCCAGTTCCGGTCCCTTGAATCCCTGCTCCAGCAACGGCTGAACCGCCACTTCCCGCGCGGCTTGCGCCGCTCCGCGCAAATAGTCCGCCTGTGGATAACTGCGCTGCTCCAGGCCCTCGCGGCCACGGGCATCCATCTCGCACGCGGCGATAAACTCTTCGAATCGCTGCGGCCGCCGATAGATATCGAAACTCTGCAGCAACTCCAGCAGCGTTGAAGCTTTCAACTCCAGCGCCCGGTGCCCATGGGTGTGATACTGGCCGACCAGCAGCGCCAGTTCCTGACAGTCCTTGGGGACCTTGAAGCGCTCGTTGACCGCTTTGATCAGCTTCAGCCCGGTGTGCTCATGGGCGATATGCCGAGGCCATTCGTCTTCCGGCGTCAGGCCTTTGCCCAAGTCGTGCAGCAGGCAGGCCCAGCGCACCGTCAGTGGTTGTTTGTGCAGGGCTGACTGCTCCAGCACGCTCAGGGTGTGCAGGCCTGTGTCGATTTCCGGGTGGTGAGTCTCTGGCTGCGGCACGCCGAACAAGGCGTCGACTTCCGGCATTAGCTCTTTGAGTGCGCCACAGTCGCGCAAGACCTGAATGAACACCTGCGGGTGGTCTTCCAGCAGTGCCCGGGAAATCTCCTTCCAGCTACGTTCGGCAGTCAGCGCCTGTAATTCGCCGGACTCGCTGAGCTGACGCATCAGGTCCATTGTCTCGTCGGCGACCGTAAAGCCCAATCCTGCGTAGCGTGCAGCAAAACGGGCAACGCGCAGCACTCGCAACGGATCTTCGGCGAACGCCGGGGAAACATGGCGCAGGATTCGCGCTTCAAGATCGCGCTGACCATGGTACGGATCGGTCAGGTTGAGCTGATCGTCCTCGGCCATGGCATTGATCGTCAGGTCGCGGCGAATCAGGTCTTCTTCAAGCGTGACTTCGGGACTTGCGTAGAAAGTGAAACCGCCGTAACCGCGACCGCTTTTGCGCTCTGTGCGGGCGAGGGCGTATTCCTCACCGGTTTTGGGGTGCAGAAACACCGGAAAATCCGCGCCGACCGGGCGGAATCCCTTGGCGAGCATTTCTTCAGTGGTCGCGCCGACCACGACCCGGTCGATGTCAGTGACCGGCAACCCCAACAGGCGATCACGTACTGCGCCGCCAACCTTGTAAACCTGCATAAAAAACCTCCGTTAGTCCGACAGGATAACCCTTGCGTCAGACTTTCGGAGGCCAGAACCGGATCAAAGATGAATCACGGCCAGGTCGAGCCGGCCGTAATCGCCTTCGCTGTGTTCACTGCGCGGCGGCACATGGTGGGTTTTCATGATCTGGTCGCCCTGCAGGGTTTCCAGATGAATGTCAAAACCCCATAACCGGTGCAAGTGCTTGAGCACTTCATCGGTGGAGTCGCCCAGCGGTTTGCGGTCGTGCTGCTGGTGACGCAGGGTTAGCGAGCGATCGCCGCGCCGGTCGATGCTGTAGATCTGCACGTTCGGTTCACGATTGCCGAGGTTGTACTGCGCTGCCAGGGTTTCACGGATGATCCGGTAGCCGCCTTCGTCATGGATGGCCGGCACCAGCAGGTCATCTTTCTGGTCATCATCAAGAATGCTGAACAGCTTCAGATCGCGGATCACCTTGGGCGACAGGTACTGCAGGATGAAGCTTTCATCCTTGAAGCTGCTCATGGCGAACTTGATGGTCGACAGCCAGTCGGAACCGGCGATGTCCGGGAACCAGCGGCGATCCTCTTCGGTAGGCTCTTCGCACATGCGCCGAATGTCGCGGTACATGGCGAAACCCAACGCATACGGGTTGATGCCGCTGTAGTACGGACTGTCGAAACCCGGTTGGAATACCACGCTGGTGTGCGAGGTAAGGAACTCCATCATGAAACCGTCGGTGACCAGGCCTTCGTCGTACAAATCATTCATCAGCGTGTAATGCCAGAACGTTGCCCAGCCTTCGTTCATCACCTGAGTCTGGCGCTGTGGATAGAAATACTGGGCGATTTTGCGCACGATACGCACGATCTCGCGCTGCCACGGCTCCAGCAGCGGTGCGTGTTTCTCAATGAAATAGAGGATGTTTTCCTGCGGCTCGGCCGGGAAGCGGGCGTTGTCCTTGTCGCTGTATTTGTCCGCGCCCTTGGGAATGGTGCGCCACAGATCATTGATCTGCTTCTGCAGATGCTCTTCGCGATCCTTCTGCCGCCGGCGCTCTTCTTCGGCGGAAATCGGATACGGACGCTTGTAGCGGTCGACGCCGTAATTCATCAAGGCATGGCAGGAATCGAGCAGATCTTCCACGGCGTCGATGCCGTGGCGTTCCTCGCACTGCATGATGTACTGCTTGGCGAATACCAGGTAATCGATGATCGAACTGGCGTCGGTCCAGGTGCGGAACAGGTAATTGCCCTTGAAGAAGCTGTTGTGGCCATAGCAGGCATGGGCCACCACCAACGCCTGCATGCAGATGGTATTTTCTTCCATCAGATAGGCGATGCACGGATCGGAGTTGATCACGATCTCGTAGGCCAGGCCCATCTGCCCGCGACTGTAGGATTTCTCTGTGCTGAGGAAGTGTTTGCCGTAGGACCAGTGGTGATAGCCCAGCGGCATGCCCACCGAGGCATAGGCGTCCATCATCTGCTCGGCGGTGATCACTTCGATCTGGTTGGGATAGGTGTCCAGAGCATAGCGGGCCGCGATCCGGGCGATTTCGCGGTCGTAGGTCTGGATCAGCTCGAATGTCCATTCGGAGCCGGTGGAAATCGGTTGGCGTTTCTGCTCTTTGGCGGTCATGTCACTAACCTGCGCTGGAAGAGTTCACGGAAGACCGGATAGATATCTCCGGCCGAGACCAGTTGCTGCTGGGCAAACGTGTCAGAGAAGGCTTCGGCGATGCGTTCGTATTCGTACCACAGGGCCTGATGTTCGCGCGGGGTGATCTCCACATAAGTGTAGTACTGCACAAACGGCATGATCTGGTTGATCAGGATGTCACGGCAGATCGGCGAATCGTCGTTCCAGTTGTCGCCGTCGGAGGCCTGAGCGGCGTAGATGTTCCACTCATTGCTCGGATAGCGCTCGGCCATGATTTCCTGCATCAGCTTCAGGGCGCTCGAAACAATGGTACCGCCGGTCTCACGAGAATAGAAAAACTCCTCCTCGTCCACCTCTCGGGCGCTGGTGTGGTGACGGATGAACACCACGTCAATTTTGTCGTAGTTACGCTTGAGAAACAGGTACAGCAAGATGAAAAAGCGCTTGGCGATGTCCTTGGTCGCCTGCGTCATCGAACCGGAAACGTCCATCAGGCAGAACATCACTGCTTTGGAACTGGGGTTGGGTTGCTTGACCAGCAAGTTGTATTTCAAATCGAAGGTGTCGAGGAACGGCACCCGGTGAATGCGCGCGCTGAGTTTCTCGATTTCAGCTTCGAGTTCCTGAATATCGCCGAAGTTGTCCGGTTCTTCGCGCTTGAGCCGTGCCAGCTCTTCCTTGGCTTCGCGCAGTTTCGCGCGGCTGCTGCCGGACAGGGCGATACGACGCGCATGAGCCGAGCGCAAGGTGCGAATGATATTGATGCGTGAGGGGTTACCTTCGTTGCTGATCCCGGCGCGGACGGTTTTGAACGTGTCGGTGCCGGTCAGGTTGCGTTTGACCAGATTCGGCAGTTCCAGGTCTTCGAACATGAACTCGAGGAATTCTTCCTGGGTGATCTGGAAGACGAACTCGTCCATGCCTTCGCCGGAGTTGCCGGCCTTGCCCGGACCGCGCCCGCCACCGCCTCCCGGGGGACGAGCGATATGTTCGCCGGCAGTAAATTCCTTGTTGCCGGGATGCACCACGGTCTGTTTGCCGCCGCGACCATGGTGAAGCACCGGTTCGTCGATGTCGCGACCGGGAATGCTGATCTGCTCGCCGTGCTCCATATCCGTGATGGAGCGGCGGCTGACTGCCTCTTCGACAGCCTTCTTGATGTGGTCACGGTAACGCCGCAGAAAACGCTGGCGGTTCACCGTGCTCTTGTTCTTGCCATTGAGGCGTCGGTCGATCACATAGCTCATAAGGCCCCTCCGGGGAGCTTCAAGTTTCGAGCTGCAAGCTGCAAGTAGAAGCGAATGCCCGTGTTTTCGGGTTCACGCGCTTCGTTCTTGCAGCTTGTGGCTTATAGCTTGCAGCTGCCTCACTGCGACTTGCGGACCCGCAGGTACCATTCGGACAGCAGGCGTACCTGTTTATCGGTATAGCCACGTTCAACCATTCGCGTAACGAAGTCGTTGTGTTTCTGCTGATCCTCCTTGCTGGCCTTGGCGTTGAAACTGATGACGGGCAGCAGGTCTTCGGTGTTGGAGAACATTTTCTTCTCGATGACCACCCGCAGTTTTTCGTAGCTGAGCCAGGTCGGGTTCTTGCCGTTGTTGTTGGCCCGGGCGCGCAGAACGAAGTTGACGATCTCGTTGCGGAAATCCTTCGGATTGCTGATCCCGGCCGGTTTCTCGATTTTCTCCAGTTCTTCGTTCAGCGCCACGCGGTTGAGAATCTCGCCGGTCTCCGGGTCGCGATACTCCTGATCCTGAATCCAGAAATCCGCATACAGCACGTAGCGGTCGAAGATGTTCTGACCGTATTCGCTGTAGGACTCCAGATAAGCGGTCTGGATTTCCTTGCCGATGAACTCGATGTAGCGCGGCGCCAGGTATTCCTTCAGATAGCGCAGGTAACGTTCGCGGGTTTCGGCCTGGAACTGTTCCTGTTCGATCTGTTGTTCAAGCACATAGAGCAGGTGCACCGGGTTGGCGGCGATTTCATGCGGGTCGAAGTTGAACACCTTGGAGAGGATCTTGAAGGCGAAGCGGGTCGACAGGCCGTTCATGCCTTCGTCGACACCGGCCGAATCGCGATACTCCTGAATCGACTTGGCCTTCGGATCGGTGTCCTTGAGGTTTTCACCGTCGTAGACGCGCATCTTCGAATAGATGTTGGAGTTTTCCGGCTCCTTGAGGCGCGACAGCACGGTGAATTGCGCAAGCATTTTCAAGGTGTCCGGTGCGCAGTGCGCCTTGGACAAGGAACTGTTGAACAGGAGTTTGTCGTAGATCTTCACTTCATCGCTGACGCGCAGGCAGTACGGCACTTTGACGATGTAGATCCGGTCGATGAACGCCTCGTTGTTCTTGTTGTTGCGGAAGGTGTGCCACTCCGACTCGTTGGAGTGAGCCAGCAAAATCCCGGTGAACGGAATCGCGCCGAGGCCTTCGGTACTGTTGTAGTTACCTTCTTGAGTAGCGGTCAGTAATGGGTGCAGCACCTTGATCGGCGCCTTGAACATTTCGACGAATTCCATCAAGCCCTGGTTGGCTCGGCACAGCGCACCAGAGTAGCTGTAGGCATCGGCGTCGTTCTGCGGGAATTCTTCGAGCTTGCGGATATCGACCTTGCCGACCAGCGCCGAGATGTCCTGGTTGTTCTCGTCACCGGGTTCGGTCTTGGCCACCGCAATCTGATTGAGGATCGACGGGTAAAGCTTGACCACGCGGAACTGACTGATGTCGCCGCCGAATTCGGCCAGACGCTTGGTCGCCCAGGGCGACATGATGGTGTTCAGGTAGCGTCGTGGAATGCCGAAATCTTCCTCGAGGATCGCGCCATCTTCAGTGGCGTTGAACAGACCCAAAGGTGATTCGAAGACCGGCGAGCCTTTGATGGCGTAGAAAGGCACTTTCTCCATCAGCTGTTTCAGCTTCTCGGCCAGGGACGATTTACCGCCGCCGACGGGGCCGAGCAGATAAAGAATCTGTTTCTTCTCTTCCAGGCCTTGGGCAGCGTGGCGGAAATACGAGACGATCTGGTCGATGCATTCTTCCATCCCGTGGAAGTCTTCAAAGGCCGGATAGCGGCGGATCACCTTGTTGGAGAAGATGCGCGACAGCCTCGAATTGGTCGAAGTGTCGAGCAGTTCCGGTTCGCCGATCGCCATCAATAGACGCTCGGCGGCGGAAACGTAGGCGCTGCGATCGTTTTTGCACAGCTCCAGGTACTCCTGCAGAGAGAGTTCTTCCTGGCGTGTGGATTCGAAGCGTTGTTGGAAGTGGCTAAAGATACTCATGACGTCACCTCGCTCGATACGTGGAGCCGACGCCGGATCACTCAGTCGATGCTGGCAGCAGTCGCTGTGGCAGCTGCTGTTTACCCCCCAGAATTCTCCCACGGTCGACAAACCGCGAAAGCTACTCCCGATGATCCGCGCGCCGGTGTACCGGCTCTCCCCTGATTTGGATGGCCTGCGCTTAAGGATAGTTGGGAATTCGAGAGGTAAAGGCGAGATACGTAATTAGTTGTGGCAGACCGTTCGTCTGCCGCGCGCAGGCCCACGGCAGCCGGGGCCTGCGCTGCGCAAAAAAATTATTCGGCGGTGCCTTGCGCGGTTTCCGACGGATAAGTCGTACGCCACAGCTCAAAGCCGCCGTCCATGCTGTAAACATCGGAGAAACCTTGGCTGGCCAGATAGGCGGCTGCGCCCTGACTGGAGTTGCCGTGATAGCAAACCACGACGGTCGGTGCATCAAGGTCGGCGCCTTGAATGAAAGCGTGCAGTGAGTGGTTGTCGAGATGCTTCGAACCGCTGATGTGCAGCGCGGCGAAGGTCGCTGGATCGCGTACGTCAACCACAACGGCGCCTTGTTCACGCAGGGCCTGCGCCTGTTCCGGGGGGATTCGTTTGAATTCGCTCATGGCGGGTTCCTGTAGCTCAACTGAAAGTGCAGTCTAACGCGGCGCGTCGACTGGCGAAGATTCGGGGATAAGTGGCGCAACCGTGTGGGCAATCCCGCCGTGCTCGTCGCATTTACATGACAGACGTTCGCCGCTGTCGACGTTCATCAGCGTCAGGCTGCCGCCCCATACGCATCCGGTGTCCAGCGCGGAAATGCCCGGCTCGTGGATATTGCCCTCGAGCGCAGCCCAGTGACCGAAGATGATGCGCAGGCCCTTGGTCTTGCGCTCCTTGTGCTGAAACCATGGCTTGTAGCCGGGCGGGGCGCTGTCGAGGCCTTCCTTGCTTTTGAGGTCAAGCTTGCCTTCGGCGGTGCAAAAGCGCATGCGCGTGAAGTAATTGGTGATCACCCGCAGACGATCAATGCCTTTGAGGTCGTTGTCCCATTTCGCCGGTTCATTGCCGTACATACCGTCAAGGTAGGCGGGGAATACGTTGTCGTCACGCAGGGCGGTCTCGACTTCGGCGGCGCACTTCAACGCACGGCGCAGCGACCATTGCGGCGGGATGCCAGCATGGACCATCGCAACATCGCGTGTTTCGTCGTAATGCATCAGCTTTTGCTGGCGCAGCCATTCCATCAGTTGCGGCCCATCGGGGGCCTCGATGATTTCGCGCAGTGTGTCGCTTTTCTTCAGGCGCTCGATCTTCTTCGCGGCTGCCAGCAGGTGCAGGTCGTGATTGCCCAGCACGCAGACCAGTGATTCCCGCATGCCATAGAGAAAGCGCAGGGTTTCCAACGACTGCGGGCCACGATTGACCAGGTCGCCGACCAGCCACAGCCGATCAAGCGACGGGTCGAACGCGACTTGCTTGAGCAGGCACTCGAGCGGCTCGAGGCAGCCTTGCAGGTCGCCGACGGCATACGTCGTCATCAGTGCAGGGCTCCGGGTACGGCGAGGCGAAACGGTTTGATCGTCGCGTCGAAACGTTTGCCGTCATCAGAAAGCATCTGATAGGTGCCCTGCATGGTGCCGACCTTGGTGGTCATTACCGTGCCGCTGGTATACGTGTGGCTTTCGCCGGCGGCGATCAGCGGCTTCTGGCCGACGACGCCTTCACCGCGTACTTCTTCGACATGGCCGTCACCATCGGTAATCACCCAGTGCCGGGAGAGAAGCTTGGCCGCAAGCTTGCCGTTGTTCTGCACGGTGATGGTGTAGGCGAAGGCGAAACGGTCGTGTTCGGGTTGCGATTGGTCTGGCAGATAGCGGGTGACGACGCTGACATCGACCTGATAACGGGAATCGGACATGCAAGAAGGCCTTAACGAAGCGGAACGCGGGGCGTAGCTGATGGGGAATCAGTCTAGGCAAGTATCGGGCAGTAAACCAGAGTGGTGTGCTGCCCGATAGCGTTCATCGCGAGTCAGTCGGCGGCAGGAGTGGCCGGGACCTGTATCGCGAGCTGGTCGGCCAGGCGCACGAATGCGGCCAGATCCAGTTGCTCGGGACGCAGGCTGCCATCGACGCCAGCGGCTTCGATCTCGGCATTGCTGAGCAATTGCTTGAGGGTATTGCGCAGGGTTTTGCGGCGCTGGTTGAAGGCTTCGCGCACCACGCGCTCCAGCAACTTGTGGTCCTTGGCCGGGTGCGGCAGCACCGCGTGGGGCACCAGACGAACGATTGCCGAGTCGACTTTCGGCGGTGGATTGAATGCGCCCGGGCCGACGTTGAACAGATGTTCCACGCGGCAGTGGTACTGAACCATGATCGACAGACGACCCCAGTCACCGCCACCCGGGCCTGCAGCCAGACGCTCGACCACTTCTTTCTGCAGCATGAAGTGCATGTCACGAATGATGCCAGCGTTGTTCAGCAGGTGAAAAATCAATGGCGTGGAGATGTTGTACGGCAGGTTGCCAACCACCCGCAGGCTGTTTGGCGCGGCGTTCAGCGAATTGAAGTCGAACTTCAGCGCATCACCCTGATGCAGGTTGAAATTGCTCATGCCGGCAAACTGCTGATTGAGGATCGGGATCAGATCCTTGTCGAGTTCCACTACGTCGAGTTGCGCGCCGGAGCCGAGCAGGCCCTGCGTCAGAGCACCCTGACCGGGGCCGATTTCCAGCAGGCGGTCGTCAGCCTTGGCATGGATGGAGCGCAGGATGCGGTCGATAACGCCGGCATCGTGCAGGAAGTTCTGACCAAAGCGTTTGCGCGCCTTGTGTTGGTATTGCTCGTTCATAAACGGGTCTCGGCCATCTGGTAGGCGGTTTCCAGGGCGACTTGCAGGCTGCCGGTGTCGATCCTGCCGCTGCCGGCCAGATCCAGGGCGGTGCCATGGTCGACCGAGGTGCGGATGATCGGCAGGCCCAGCGTCACGTTGACGGCAGCGCCGAAGCCTTTGTACTTGAGCACGGGCAAGCCCTGGTCGTGGTACATCGCCAGCACTGCGTCGCAGTGCTCCAGATATTTGGGGGTAAACAGAGTGTCGGCAGGCAGCGGGCCACGAAGGTCCATGCCCTCGCCGCGCAGGCGCTCTAATGTCGGTTCGATGATGTCGATTTCTTCATGGCCCAGGTGGCCGCCTTCACCGGCATGCGGGTTGAGACCGCAGACCAGGATGCGTGGCCGGGCGATGCCGAATTTGTCTTGCAGGTCGGCGTGCAGGATTCGCGTGACGCGCTCCAGCCGCTCCGGGGTGATCGCGTCGGCAATCTCGCGCAGAGGCAGATGCGTGGTGACCAGCGCCACGCGCAAACCGCGAGTGGCCAGCATCATCACTACCTGCGCGGTGTGCGTCAGGTCGGCGAGAAATTCTGTGTGTCCGGAGAACGCGATACCCGACTCGTTGATGACGCCTTTGTGTACCGGCGCAGTGATCATCCCGACGAAATCGCCGTTCAGGCAGCCGTTGCCGGCGCGGGTCAGGGTTTCGAGGACGAACGCCGCGTTAGCCTTGTCCAATTGCCCTGCGACTACCGGTGCGCTGAGCGGCGTGTCCCAGACGTACAGGCTGTTGGCCGGCGCTGGAACATCTGGCCACTGCCCCGGCGCGACATCCAGCAGGTTGACGGCCAGCCCCAGTTGCGCGGCCCGCTCAAGGAGCAGGTCGCGGCTGGTAATGGCTATCAGGGGATGTGGCTGGGCTTGCGAGGCGAGCAGCAGGCACAGGTCGGGACCGATGCCGGCCGGTTCGCCGGGTGTCAGCGCGAAA of Pseudomonas triticicola contains these proteins:
- the rpsU gene encoding 30S ribosomal protein S21: MPAVKVKENEPFDVALRRFKRSCEKAGVLAEVRSREFYEKPTSERKRKAAAAVKRHAKKVQREQRRAVRLY
- the tsaD gene encoding tRNA (adenosine(37)-N6)-threonylcarbamoyltransferase complex transferase subunit TsaD; amino-acid sequence: MLVLGLETSCDETGVALYDSERGLLADALFSQIDLHRVYGGVVPELASRDHVKRMLPLIRQVLAEADCVPTEIDAIAYTAGPGLVGALLVGASCAQALAFAWGIPALGVHHMEGHLLAPMLEPKPPQFPFVALLVSGGHTQLVQVDGIGQYSLLGETLDDAAGEAFDKTAKMMGLNYPGGPEIAKLAEKGVAGRFTFPRPMCDRPGLDFSFSGLKTFALNTWQQCVSAGDDGEQARCDIALAFQQAVVETLTIKCKRALKQAGMKRLVIAGGVSANKALRVSLEKMLGDMKGDVFYARPEFCTDNGAMIAFAGCQRLKAGQQESLAITVQARWPMEQLSAL
- the plsY gene encoding glycerol-3-phosphate 1-O-acyltransferase PlsY, which gives rise to MFWLLAILAYLLGSLSFAILLSRLTGNPDPRMSGSGNAGATNMLRLAGRKLAILTLLGDLCKGLLPVLIASSAGLSLQDQAWIGVCAVIGHLFPLYFRFRGGKGVATAAGMLLGLYPPAALLAVCAWLLTFYLTRTSSLAALIATPLTLPLLAWQEPEALLPMSALTLLIVWRHRGNLRDLFAGRERHF
- the folB gene encoding dihydroneopterin aldolase, which encodes MDRVFIEGLEVDTVIGAYDWERGIRQCLRLDLSFAWDNRPAAAGDDLTLALDYASVSTRIQAFAEQAQFQLVETFAERLVEVLMAEFKITWVRLKLTKPGAVPAAKGGVGVEIERGCR
- the folK gene encoding 2-amino-4-hydroxy-6-hydroxymethyldihydropteridine diphosphokinase, with amino-acid sequence MSLTQVYLGLGSNIERETHLRAGLDALAKFLVDIRCSAVFESQPVGIKSGPFFNFVVSAYTDLPLMELDRRLKFIEADNGRYAPDRKGLPLDIDVLLYGDLVGNFDGLVLPRAEILKNAFVLWPLSLIAPERVHPGVGQSFATLWAEAQIDQELAPVAFEWNGQQLTPSNL
- a CDS encoding multifunctional CCA addition/repair protein — protein: MQVYKVGGAVRDRLLGLPVTDIDRVVVGATTEEMLAKGFRPVGADFPVFLHPKTGEEYALARTERKSGRGYGGFTFYASPEVTLEEDLIRRDLTINAMAEDDQLNLTDPYHGQRDLEARILRHVSPAFAEDPLRVLRVARFAARYAGLGFTVADETMDLMRQLSESGELQALTAERSWKEISRALLEDHPQVFIQVLRDCGALKELMPEVDALFGVPQPETHHPEIDTGLHTLSVLEQSALHKQPLTVRWACLLHDLGKGLTPEDEWPRHIAHEHTGLKLIKAVNERFKVPKDCQELALLVGQYHTHGHRALELKASTLLELLQSFDIYRRPQRFEEFIAACEMDARGREGLEQRSYPQADYLRGAAQAAREVAVQPLLEQGFKGPELGEALKRERLKALKIYKDNA
- a CDS encoding SpoVR family protein, which codes for MTAKEQKRQPISTGSEWTFELIQTYDREIARIAARYALDTYPNQIEVITAEQMMDAYASVGMPLGYHHWSYGKHFLSTEKSYSRGQMGLAYEIVINSDPCIAYLMEENTICMQALVVAHACYGHNSFFKGNYLFRTWTDASSIIDYLVFAKQYIMQCEERHGIDAVEDLLDSCHALMNYGVDRYKRPYPISAEEERRRQKDREEHLQKQINDLWRTIPKGADKYSDKDNARFPAEPQENILYFIEKHAPLLEPWQREIVRIVRKIAQYFYPQRQTQVMNEGWATFWHYTLMNDLYDEGLVTDGFMMEFLTSHTSVVFQPGFDSPYYSGINPYALGFAMYRDIRRMCEEPTEEDRRWFPDIAGSDWLSTIKFAMSSFKDESFILQYLSPKVIRDLKLFSILDDDQKDDLLVPAIHDEGGYRIIRETLAAQYNLGNREPNVQIYSIDRRGDRSLTLRHQQHDRKPLGDSTDEVLKHLHRLWGFDIHLETLQGDQIMKTHHVPPRSEHSEGDYGRLDLAVIHL
- a CDS encoding YeaH/YhbH family protein; amino-acid sequence: MSYVIDRRLNGKNKSTVNRQRFLRRYRDHIKKAVEEAVSRRSITDMEHGEQISIPGRDIDEPVLHHGRGGKQTVVHPGNKEFTAGEHIARPPGGGGGRGPGKAGNSGEGMDEFVFQITQEEFLEFMFEDLELPNLVKRNLTGTDTFKTVRAGISNEGNPSRINIIRTLRSAHARRIALSGSSRAKLREAKEELARLKREEPDNFGDIQELEAEIEKLSARIHRVPFLDTFDLKYNLLVKQPNPSSKAVMFCLMDVSGSMTQATKDIAKRFFILLYLFLKRNYDKIDVVFIRHHTSAREVDEEEFFYSRETGGTIVSSALKLMQEIMAERYPSNEWNIYAAQASDGDNWNDDSPICRDILINQIMPFVQYYTYVEITPREHQALWYEYERIAEAFSDTFAQQQLVSAGDIYPVFRELFQRRLVT